A DNA window from Sphingomonas changnyeongensis contains the following coding sequences:
- a CDS encoding flagellar basal body-associated FliL family protein: MANQKTKLPDGLSEAGDTKDGGAPGADENAEAGASPNPKKRKLIIIGAAAALLVVGGGGGALFMMSGGDKPKAEESAEAEEEEAPAEGEGEGEGKENVFVDTPPMTVNLRTADGSARFLKVHFMLVPGKATSEAITKKLPLVLDSYQPFLRELRPEDLSGSAATFRMKEEMLIRANAVLGKAAVRDVLIQDLTQQ, encoded by the coding sequence GTGGCGAACCAGAAGACGAAGCTGCCGGACGGTCTGAGCGAGGCCGGCGACACCAAGGATGGCGGCGCGCCGGGTGCGGATGAAAACGCCGAAGCCGGTGCCTCGCCCAATCCGAAGAAACGCAAGCTGATCATCATCGGCGCGGCTGCGGCGCTGCTGGTGGTGGGCGGCGGCGGCGGCGCGCTGTTCATGATGTCGGGCGGGGACAAGCCCAAGGCCGAAGAGTCCGCCGAGGCGGAAGAGGAAGAGGCCCCGGCCGAAGGTGAGGGCGAGGGCGAAGGCAAGGAGAATGTCTTTGTCGACACCCCGCCGATGACCGTCAATCTGCGCACCGCAGATGGCAGCGCGCGGTTCCTGAAGGTTCATTTCATGCTCGTGCCCGGCAAGGCGACGTCGGAGGCGATCACCAAGAAGCTGCCGCTGGTGCTCGACAGCTACCAGCCCTTTCTGCGCGAACTCAGGCCCGAGGATCTGTCCGGTTCGGCCGCCACCTTCCGCATGAAGGAGGAAATGCTGATCCGCGCCAACGCCGTGCTCGGCAAGGCGGCGGTGCGCGACGTTCTCATCCAGGATCTTACCCAGCAATGA
- a CDS encoding DUF6468 domain-containing protein: MSFATTSNIVTVILCIAVLVQSMRMMRSLTAFKTADLPATVQALETATGHARQVLSELKDVLRREADPSMRRLGEAEAIRDELKVMIDIANATADRLMDSASAARKAEADLAAARGPAEGAEADPAAEANADDDRVIA; the protein is encoded by the coding sequence ATGAGCTTTGCCACCACATCCAATATCGTCACCGTCATCCTGTGCATCGCGGTGCTCGTGCAGTCGATGCGGATGATGCGCAGCCTGACCGCGTTCAAGACCGCCGATCTGCCGGCAACGGTGCAGGCGCTGGAGACGGCGACCGGCCATGCCCGCCAGGTGCTGTCGGAGCTGAAGGACGTGCTGCGCCGCGAGGCCGATCCCTCGATGCGCCGGCTGGGCGAGGCCGAGGCGATCCGCGACGAGCTGAAGGTGATGATCGACATCGCCAACGCAACCGCTGACCGGCTGATGGACAGCGCCAGCGCCGCCCGCAAGGCCGAGGCCGATCTGGCTGCCGCGCGCGGCCCGGCCGAGGGGGCGGAGGCCGATCCTGCGGCGGAAGCCAATGCCGATGACGACCGGGTGATCGCATGA
- the flgA gene encoding flagellar basal body P-ring formation chaperone FlgA encodes MLGLALLLAGMAGAAPGVVPPAAPLASAFVLARPVERGEIIATTDFVAQDVPASQTTGALAANAAAGMEATRRLNAGAVVRSGDVMAPRLVRRGEPVTLRVRSGALTITAQGRALSDGRRGDVVRVVAPSNKTLEGAVDGPASVRIAAN; translated from the coding sequence ATGCTGGGTCTGGCGCTTCTGCTCGCCGGCATGGCCGGTGCCGCGCCGGGGGTCGTTCCCCCGGCCGCGCCGCTGGCGAGCGCCTTCGTCCTCGCCCGCCCGGTCGAGCGCGGCGAGATCATCGCGACGACCGATTTCGTCGCCCAGGACGTGCCGGCCAGCCAGACGACGGGCGCGCTTGCCGCCAATGCCGCCGCCGGCATGGAAGCGACGCGGCGGCTGAATGCCGGCGCGGTCGTGCGGTCGGGCGACGTCATGGCCCCGCGCCTCGTGCGGCGCGGCGAGCCGGTGACGCTGCGCGTGCGCAGCGGCGCGCTGACCATCACCGCGCAGGGCCGTGCCCTGTCCGACGGACGGCGGGGCGATGTCGTCCGCGTCGTCGCCCCCAGCAACAAGACGCTTGAAGGCGCGGTCGACGGCCCGGCCTCGGTCCGCATCGCCGCCAACTGA
- a CDS encoding FliM/FliN family flagellar motor switch protein, translating to MSDPFEEFELPEPKPMEIGAAGELDQSDIDALFGDIGGPAPTKSGLRAVIESDIVNHERLPMLEVICDRVIRSFATNMRNLTSDAIDVTLEEVTGTRFGEIMNRVALPAMFGVFKVREWENFGIMVVEPSLIYSVVDALLGGRKGAGQQMRVEGRAFTTIETALVARMMQLALNDLAQAFEQVTQISIDLERIESSPRFAAIAGPSNVTAVCTFRVEMEGRGGKFSFLLPHTTLEPVRDKLLQRFMGEKSGRDGIWETHMDRELRKTELSLRAVLSERMMKLQDVRDLQIGETLPLNKHPDDPSKSIVRGSSWALPSLASATTASPCAC from the coding sequence ATGAGCGATCCGTTCGAGGAGTTCGAGCTGCCCGAGCCCAAGCCGATGGAGATCGGCGCGGCGGGCGAACTCGACCAGTCCGATATCGACGCGCTGTTCGGCGACATTGGCGGCCCGGCGCCGACCAAGAGCGGCCTGCGCGCGGTCATCGAATCCGATATCGTCAATCACGAGCGTCTGCCGATGCTCGAGGTGATCTGCGACCGGGTGATCCGCAGCTTTGCGACCAATATGCGCAACCTGACCTCGGACGCGATCGACGTCACGCTCGAGGAGGTGACCGGCACCCGGTTCGGCGAAATCATGAACCGAGTCGCGCTGCCGGCGATGTTCGGCGTGTTCAAGGTGCGCGAATGGGAAAACTTCGGCATCATGGTCGTCGAGCCGAGCCTGATCTATTCGGTGGTCGATGCGCTGCTCGGCGGCCGCAAGGGTGCCGGCCAGCAGATGCGCGTCGAGGGGCGCGCCTTCACCACCATCGAAACCGCGCTCGTCGCGCGGATGATGCAGCTGGCGCTCAATGATCTCGCCCAGGCCTTTGAACAGGTGACGCAGATCTCGATCGATCTGGAGCGCATCGAAAGCAGCCCGCGCTTCGCCGCGATTGCCGGCCCGTCCAACGTCACCGCCGTCTGCACCTTCCGCGTCGAGATGGAGGGACGGGGCGGCAAATTCTCGTTCCTGCTGCCGCACACCACGCTGGAGCCGGTGCGCGACAAGCTGCTCCAGCGCTTCATGGGCGAGAAATCCGGGCGCGACGGCATCTGGGAAACCCATATGGACCGCGAGCTGCGCAAGACCGAGCTGTCGCTGCGCGCCGTGCTGTCGGAACGGATGATGAAGCTGCAGGACGTGCGCGACCTGCAGATCGGCGAGACACTGCCGCTCAACAAGCATCCCGACGACCCCTCGAAATCCATTGTTCGGGGATCAAGCTGGGCGTTGCCCAGCTTGGCCAGCGCAACAACAGCATCGCCGTGCGCATGCTGA
- a CDS encoding flagellar basal body-associated FliL family protein, with protein MFTLAAAAALGSATAAGGAGGEADDKAPTELALVKLEPMAVPIVDGDHVQGELRVHLYLSAKDPASAGEMGPQMPRLRAATFATMMDFARLYASPFQAVNSDQLAKKLTAALRKENPAIHEVLITAVAAKPV; from the coding sequence ATGTTCACGCTTGCGGCCGCGGCCGCGCTTGGCAGTGCCACTGCCGCCGGCGGGGCGGGTGGCGAAGCCGATGACAAGGCGCCGACCGAGCTGGCGCTGGTCAAGCTGGAGCCGATGGCCGTGCCGATCGTCGATGGCGATCATGTGCAGGGCGAGTTGCGCGTGCATCTTTATCTGAGCGCCAAGGACCCGGCGAGCGCCGGCGAAATGGGTCCGCAGATGCCGCGCCTGCGCGCAGCGACCTTTGCCACGATGATGGATTTCGCGCGGCTTTACGCCTCGCCCTTTCAGGCCGTGAACAGCGACCAGCTGGCGAAGAAGCTGACCGCTGCTCTGCGCAAGGAAAATCCGGCCATCCACGAAGTGCTGATCACCGCCGTCGCGGCCAAGCCGGTCTGA
- the flhA gene encoding flagellar biosynthesis protein FlhA has product MPPQFLDFLQKIGANRDMALAGGVIAIIAMLILPMPPWLLDLGLALSITFSIMILMTALFIEKPLDLSAFPTILLIATMLRLGLNIASTRLILGHGHEGPDAAGGVIGAFGEFLIGGEVVIGLTIFMILIVINFVVITKGAGRIAEVAARFSLDSMPGKQMAIDADLSAGMIDEAQARARRQEIEAESGFYGAMDGASKFVKGDAVAGLLITAINVLVGLVIGVLVHGVPLAEAFRTYTLLTVGDGLVSQIPALIVSTAAGLLVSKGGVAGRTGAALTAQLGRSPRAFGMVAFLMGALALMPGLPFIPFAGFAGLAGWLAWSTARRNELEAARARLEQAQAEAQQAQEDEPISRTLAIDAVRIELGFGLLPIINESTTDPRLDDQVRALRRQMATEYGFVLPSVRIIDNLALKANEYIVYIKETEAARGELRLDKLMVINPGGGSVGLPGDDTREPVFGLPALWIDRDLREEAGFRGLTVVDCGTIIATHLTELVKDNIADMLSYLETQKLLNEVHKDAEKLVADLVPSKITISGVQRILQNLLAEGISIRDLPTILEGIADSVPLTSNLAQITEHVRSRLARQISAQQAREGAIPIVTLSAEWDNAFAESIIGQGEDRHLAMAPSALQGFIAAVRDTYDRLAGMGEIPCILTNPSIRPFVRSIIERVRPATVVLSQNEIHARARIRSLGTIG; this is encoded by the coding sequence ATGCCCCCGCAGTTCCTCGACTTTCTGCAGAAGATCGGCGCCAATCGCGACATGGCGCTGGCCGGCGGCGTCATCGCGATCATCGCGATGCTCATCCTGCCGATGCCGCCCTGGCTGCTCGACCTCGGGCTGGCGCTGTCGATCACCTTCTCGATCATGATCCTGATGACGGCGCTGTTCATCGAGAAGCCGCTCGACCTGTCCGCTTTCCCGACGATCCTGCTCATTGCGACGATGCTGCGCCTCGGGCTCAACATCGCCTCGACCCGGCTGATCCTCGGCCATGGCCATGAGGGGCCGGATGCGGCCGGCGGCGTCATCGGGGCGTTTGGCGAGTTTCTGATCGGCGGCGAGGTGGTGATCGGCCTGACGATCTTCATGATCCTCATCGTCATCAACTTCGTCGTCATCACCAAGGGCGCGGGCCGCATCGCCGAAGTCGCGGCGCGGTTCAGCCTCGACTCGATGCCCGGCAAGCAGATGGCGATCGACGCCGATCTGTCGGCCGGCATGATCGATGAGGCCCAGGCGCGCGCCCGCCGCCAGGAAATCGAGGCGGAAAGCGGCTTTTACGGCGCGATGGACGGGGCGTCCAAGTTCGTGAAGGGCGATGCCGTTGCCGGGCTGCTGATCACCGCGATCAACGTGCTGGTCGGGCTGGTGATCGGCGTGCTCGTCCACGGCGTGCCGCTTGCCGAGGCGTTTCGCACCTATACGCTGCTGACCGTCGGCGACGGGCTGGTCAGCCAGATCCCGGCCCTGATCGTGTCGACCGCCGCCGGCCTGCTGGTGTCGAAGGGCGGGGTTGCCGGGCGCACCGGTGCCGCGCTCACCGCGCAGCTTGGCCGCTCGCCGCGCGCCTTTGGCATGGTCGCCTTCCTGATGGGCGCGCTGGCGCTGATGCCGGGCCTGCCCTTCATTCCCTTTGCAGGCTTTGCCGGGCTGGCCGGCTGGCTCGCCTGGTCGACCGCCCGGCGCAACGAGCTTGAGGCCGCGCGCGCGCGCCTTGAACAGGCGCAGGCCGAGGCGCAGCAGGCGCAGGAGGACGAGCCGATCTCGCGCACGCTCGCGATCGACGCGGTGCGGATCGAGCTGGGCTTTGGCCTGTTGCCGATCATCAATGAAAGCACGACCGATCCGCGCCTCGACGATCAGGTGCGCGCGCTGCGCCGCCAGATGGCGACCGAATATGGCTTTGTGCTGCCGTCGGTGCGGATCATCGACAATCTGGCGCTCAAGGCCAACGAATATATCGTCTATATCAAGGAAACCGAGGCCGCGCGCGGCGAGCTGCGCCTCGACAAGCTGATGGTCATCAATCCCGGCGGCGGCAGTGTCGGCCTGCCCGGCGACGATACGCGCGAACCGGTGTTCGGGCTGCCGGCACTGTGGATCGACCGTGATCTGCGCGAGGAAGCCGGGTTCCGCGGCCTGACCGTCGTCGATTGCGGGACGATCATCGCCACCCATCTGACCGAACTGGTCAAGGACAACATCGCCGACATGCTGTCCTATCTGGAAACCCAGAAGCTGCTGAACGAGGTGCACAAGGACGCCGAAAAGCTGGTGGCCGATCTGGTACCGTCCAAGATCACCATTTCGGGCGTGCAGCGCATCCTGCAGAACCTGCTGGCCGAGGGCATTTCGATCCGCGACCTGCCGACGATCCTCGAAGGCATCGCCGATTCGGTGCCGCTCACCAGCAATCTGGCGCAGATCACCGAACATGTGCGCAGCCGCCTGGCCCGCCAGATCTCGGCGCAGCAGGCGCGCGAGGGGGCCATTCCCATCGTCACCCTGTCGGCCGAATGGGACAATGCGTTTGCCGAAAGCATCATCGGCCAGGGCGAGGACCGGCATCTGGCCATGGCCCCGTCGGCGCTGCAGGGATTCATCGCGGCGGTGCGCGATACCTATGACCGGCTGGCCGGCATGGGCGAGATCCCCTGCATCCTCACCAACCCGTCGATCCGGCCGTTCGTGCGCTCGATCATCGAACGCGTGCGCCCGGCAACGGTCGTGCTGTCGCAAAACGAGATCCACGCCCGGGCGCGGATCCGCTCGCTCGGCACGATTGGCTGA
- a CDS encoding magnesium transporter MgtE N-terminal domain-containing protein: MSIQQDMAARDRAAAQRNRALDMREQAARAAEARLKAAGVGAEAAPPGRPGAAAADPADERYSELARIYQAMKPKAAAVVFEQLAMDVQVEVAERMRDRSTAAILAAMTPKGAAALSMAIARRQAAPAAPGARMAAR; encoded by the coding sequence GTGTCGATCCAGCAGGACATGGCGGCGCGCGACCGTGCCGCCGCCCAGCGCAACCGCGCGCTCGACATGCGCGAACAGGCGGCGCGCGCCGCCGAGGCGCGGCTGAAGGCGGCCGGGGTCGGGGCCGAGGCGGCGCCGCCGGGGCGGCCCGGCGCTGCCGCCGCCGATCCCGCTGACGAACGCTACAGCGAACTGGCGCGAATCTATCAGGCGATGAAGCCCAAGGCGGCAGCGGTGGTGTTTGAACAGCTGGCGATGGACGTGCAGGTCGAGGTTGCGGAGCGGATGCGCGACCGGTCGACCGCCGCGATCCTGGCGGCGATGACGCCCAAGGGCGCGGCGGCGCTGTCGATGGCGATTGCCCGCCGTCAGGCCGCCCCGGCTGCGCCCGGCGCGCGCATGGCGGCGCGCTGA
- the flgF gene encoding flagellar basal-body rod protein FlgF, whose amino-acid sequence MDISSYVLLSHEQALRRRLDVVANNMANVSTVGFRREQPVFHEMLKRGEDAMTRDARNVSFVLDFGAVHDTALGGFQATGNPLDVAIDGQGYFAVALPDGGTGYTRAGQFKLLDTGQLVTSNGQPVRGDSGQPITVPPEMIGRVTIANDGSIMGPDGPLGRIAVTVFDNEAGVTPRGDGLMAAENGRVLAAGETKLRAGGLEGSNVQPIVETTNMIQILRSYQTSQRMADAINDMRKRAVERLGRIGG is encoded by the coding sequence ATGGACATTTCTTCCTATGTGCTGCTCAGCCACGAACAGGCGCTCCGCCGCCGGCTCGACGTGGTTGCCAACAACATGGCCAATGTCAGCACCGTGGGGTTCCGCCGCGAGCAGCCGGTGTTCCACGAAATGCTGAAGCGCGGCGAAGATGCGATGACGCGCGATGCGCGCAACGTGTCGTTCGTGCTCGATTTCGGCGCGGTGCACGACACCGCGCTCGGCGGTTTTCAGGCGACGGGCAATCCGCTCGACGTGGCCATTGACGGCCAGGGCTATTTCGCGGTCGCGCTGCCCGATGGCGGCACCGGCTACACGCGCGCGGGCCAGTTCAAGCTGCTCGACACCGGCCAGCTGGTCACCAGCAACGGTCAGCCGGTGCGCGGCGATAGCGGCCAGCCGATCACCGTGCCGCCGGAGATGATCGGGCGCGTCACGATCGCCAATGACGGCTCGATCATGGGGCCGGACGGCCCGCTCGGGCGCATTGCCGTCACGGTGTTCGACAATGAAGCCGGCGTCACGCCGCGCGGCGACGGGCTGATGGCGGCGGAAAATGGCCGCGTCCTCGCCGCCGGCGAGACGAAGCTGCGCGCCGGCGGGCTCGAAGGCTCGAACGTGCAGCCGATCGTCGAGACCACCAACATGATCCAGATCCTGCGCTCCTACCAGACCAGCCAGCGCATGGCCGATGCGATCAACGACATGCGCAAGCGCGCCGTCGAGCGGCTTGGCCGCATCGGCGGCTGA
- the flgG gene encoding flagellar basal-body rod protein FlgG → MRSLSISATGMLAQQTNVDVISNNIANMNTTAYKKQRAEFQDLLYQQVARPGAATGGPQARAPSGIQIGAGVRTGGVYRISEQGAMTTTDNQYDVAIEGNGYFQILMPSGEIAYTRAGSFQLSDQGELVTADGYAVQPGVTIPPQATDVSISRTGIVQIKVAGQAEMQDVGQLQLATFVNEAGLEAQGGNLFLATAASGQPNIASPGDPGFGMLRQGFLEASNVNPVAEITALISAQRAYEMNSRVVKTVDEMLATSSQLR, encoded by the coding sequence ATGCGTTCCCTGTCGATTTCCGCCACCGGCATGCTGGCCCAGCAGACCAATGTCGATGTGATCTCGAACAACATCGCCAACATGAACACCACCGCCTACAAAAAGCAGCGCGCCGAGTTTCAGGACCTGCTCTATCAGCAGGTCGCGCGCCCGGGTGCTGCGACCGGCGGGCCGCAGGCGCGTGCGCCCTCGGGCATCCAGATCGGCGCGGGCGTGCGCACCGGCGGCGTCTACCGCATCTCCGAACAGGGGGCGATGACGACGACCGACAACCAGTATGACGTCGCGATCGAGGGCAATGGCTATTTCCAGATCCTGATGCCCTCGGGCGAAATCGCCTATACCCGCGCCGGGTCGTTCCAGCTGTCGGACCAGGGCGAGCTGGTGACCGCCGACGGCTATGCCGTGCAGCCGGGCGTGACCATCCCGCCCCAGGCGACCGATGTCAGCATTTCACGCACCGGCATCGTGCAGATCAAGGTCGCCGGCCAGGCCGAAATGCAGGATGTCGGCCAGCTGCAGCTGGCGACCTTCGTCAACGAAGCGGGGCTTGAGGCGCAGGGCGGCAACCTGTTCCTTGCCACCGCCGCGTCGGGCCAGCCCAACATCGCCTCGCCGGGTGATCCGGGCTTCGGCATGCTGCGCCAGGGGTTCCTTGAAGCATCGAACGTCAATCCGGTCGCCGAAATCACCGCGCTGATCAGCGCCCAGCGCGCCTATGAAATGAACAGCCGGGTGGTGAAGACGGTCGACGAAATGCTCGCCACCTCCAGCCAGCTGCGGTGA
- the flgH gene encoding flagellar basal body L-ring protein FlgH: MSLTLLMAALAPTLAGCGAAGRLAAVGKPPKMTTQENVPTPPWERSIATSGMNERLEAGARAAPAEAPVQTASIFRAGAAGLFRDQRASRTGDILTIRINVQDRAIVDNATQRSRTSSENAGLASLLGLEGLLQDVLPGQPDTGNLVESESESRSAGQGNTSRSETINLTMSAVVTSVLPNGNLVIRGRQEIRVNFELRELILTGMIRPQDIARDNSIRHSQIAEARISYGGRGQLTDLQQTRWAQQIYDALFPF; the protein is encoded by the coding sequence ATTTCCCTCACCCTGCTCATGGCGGCGCTGGCCCCCACGCTCGCCGGCTGCGGCGCCGCCGGGCGGCTGGCGGCTGTCGGCAAGCCGCCCAAGATGACGACGCAGGAAAACGTGCCTACACCGCCCTGGGAACGGTCGATCGCGACCTCGGGCATGAACGAACGGCTCGAAGCCGGCGCGCGTGCCGCGCCCGCCGAGGCACCGGTGCAGACGGCATCGATCTTCCGCGCCGGCGCCGCCGGCCTGTTCCGCGACCAGCGCGCCAGCCGCACGGGCGACATTCTGACGATCCGCATCAATGTGCAGGACCGGGCAATCGTCGACAATGCCACCCAGCGCAGCCGCACCAGCTCTGAAAATGCCGGGCTGGCCTCGCTGCTCGGGCTTGAAGGGCTGCTGCAGGACGTGCTGCCCGGCCAGCCCGATACCGGCAATCTGGTCGAATCCGAATCCGAAAGCCGCTCTGCCGGCCAGGGCAACACCAGCCGCAGCGAAACGATCAACCTGACCATGTCGGCGGTCGTCACCAGCGTCCTGCCCAACGGCAATCTGGTCATTCGTGGCCGGCAGGAAATCCGGGTGAATTTCGAACTGCGCGAGCTGATCCTGACCGGGATGATCCGGCCGCAGGACATTGCCCGCGACAACAGCATCCGCCACAGCCAGATCGCCGAGGCGCGGATCAGCTATGGCGGGCGCGGCCAGCTGACCGATCTCCAGCAGACGCGCTGGGCCCAGCAGATCTACGACGCGCTGTTCCCGTTCTGA
- a CDS encoding flagellar hook-length control protein FliK, with the protein MTPPAGTAPAATDGFAATLGQLLAGTPGIAGGAGQAGPVQIGGQQAAGQIPGLTIGQIANGTAPGGEKAAGQTVNGLAANGLAEGGAGALLPPRLVAQLPGTSRTAYLPADAVEGGVPGTAGAPDALGTTLTTALAGPDAATKLPRPIAANLPAAVAATPDTGQGAPLPIIFDDTQSDPIEFPDQLPALPGSAWAAAALAGPAAGELPGEPAGELAAADEGEALPAADGQPVMLAALPPEPALPPVRRGVPDLDGHAAEAAKAAAPAAVSALDMPAAGAAEASAPAGAVTEIAMTADTRQPGAGNAAPAAQMPATPPAAQPDAPAIAAAAPPPVAAAPQAVAAPGSARSEAPGARLALDSDFAARMGVQIARRLAQGSDELTVRMDPAELGRIQVRLAFDETGALRAVVAADSASVIEAMRRDLGDITRALADAGVRADGQSFRFDRGSQDGGQGQSAWARWQNARGTAALPGDEPGAQELSYRPVRRNGRLDLIA; encoded by the coding sequence GTGACCCCGCCGGCCGGCACGGCCCCGGCCGCGACCGACGGCTTTGCCGCGACCCTTGGCCAGCTGCTGGCGGGGACGCCGGGGATTGCGGGCGGGGCGGGTCAGGCTGGCCCGGTGCAGATCGGCGGGCAGCAGGCAGCCGGCCAGATTCCGGGGCTGACGATCGGCCAGATCGCCAATGGCACGGCCCCCGGCGGCGAAAAAGCCGCCGGCCAGACCGTAAACGGGCTGGCGGCAAACGGGCTGGCGGAGGGGGGTGCCGGCGCGCTGCTGCCGCCCCGGCTTGTCGCCCAGCTGCCCGGCACGTCGCGGACCGCCTATCTGCCTGCCGACGCGGTCGAGGGCGGGGTGCCCGGCACCGCTGGCGCACCCGACGCACTTGGGACGACGCTGACCACGGCTCTGGCCGGGCCGGATGCCGCCACGAAGCTGCCGCGTCCGATTGCCGCCAACCTGCCCGCAGCGGTCGCTGCGACCCCCGACACCGGGCAGGGCGCGCCGCTGCCGATCATCTTTGACGATACCCAGTCCGATCCGATCGAGTTTCCCGACCAGCTGCCCGCGCTGCCCGGTTCCGCATGGGCCGCTGCCGCACTGGCCGGCCCCGCAGCCGGCGAACTGCCCGGTGAGCCGGCCGGCGAACTGGCCGCTGCGGACGAGGGCGAAGCGCTGCCGGCGGCCGATGGCCAGCCGGTGATGCTTGCCGCGCTGCCGCCAGAACCCGCGCTGCCGCCGGTCCGGCGCGGCGTGCCCGATCTTGACGGTCATGCCGCCGAAGCCGCCAAGGCTGCGGCGCCTGCCGCCGTTTCGGCACTGGACATGCCAGCAGCCGGGGCAGCGGAGGCATCGGCCCCGGCCGGTGCGGTGACTGAAATCGCCATGACCGCCGACACCCGTCAGCCGGGCGCGGGCAATGCCGCCCCGGCCGCTCAGATGCCCGCGACCCCGCCTGCGGCCCAGCCGGATGCTCCGGCCATCGCCGCTGCCGCGCCGCCGCCGGTTGCCGCCGCGCCGCAGGCCGTGGCCGCCCCCGGATCGGCACGGTCCGAAGCACCGGGCGCGCGCCTGGCGCTCGACAGCGATTTTGCCGCCCGCATGGGCGTCCAGATCGCGCGTCGCCTTGCCCAGGGCAGCGACGAGCTGACCGTGCGCATGGACCCGGCCGAGCTGGGCCGCATCCAGGTGCGGCTTGCCTTTGACGAAACGGGCGCGCTGCGCGCCGTGGTCGCCGCCGACAGCGCGTCGGTGATCGAGGCGATGCGCCGCGATCTGGGCGACATCACCCGTGCGCTTGCCGATGCCGGCGTCCGCGCCGACGGCCAGAGCTTCCGGTTTGACCGGGGCAGCCAGGATGGCGGCCAGGGCCAGTCGGCCTGGGCGCGCTGGCAGAATGCGCGCGGCACCGCCGCGCTGCCGGGCGACGAACCCGGCGCGCAGGAGCTTTCCTATCGCCCGGTCCGCCGCAACGGCCGGCTCGACCTGATCGCCTGA
- a CDS encoding flagellar hook assembly protein FlgD, translating into MTVTPTSAGAGNTATPSGLFGANGADFNLFLNLLTTQLQNQDPLDPMDTSQYTQQLVQYSQVEQSIQQTGVLRDILSRLSVQDMAQASGLIGREVEFQNAVSGLSDQPAQWSWSAPRAAASMVATVSNERGQVLATQPLTPGLDGRFSWDGQLATGAQAPAGSYTLKIEAKDATGAAVPVTVRSTGRVQDVIADQGKLAVGVRGITLPLDQVVRVAAPAI; encoded by the coding sequence ATGACCGTCACCCCGACCAGCGCCGGCGCTGGCAATACCGCCACCCCCTCGGGCCTGTTCGGTGCCAATGGCGCCGATTTCAATCTGTTCCTGAATCTGCTGACCACCCAGCTGCAGAATCAGGATCCGCTCGATCCGATGGATACCTCGCAATACACCCAGCAGCTGGTGCAATATTCGCAGGTCGAGCAGTCGATCCAGCAGACCGGCGTGCTGCGCGACATCCTGTCGCGCCTGTCGGTGCAGGACATGGCCCAGGCATCGGGCCTGATCGGCCGCGAGGTCGAGTTCCAGAACGCGGTGTCGGGCCTGTCGGACCAGCCGGCGCAGTGGAGCTGGTCGGCCCCGCGCGCGGCGGCCAGCATGGTCGCGACCGTCAGCAACGAACGGGGCCAAGTGCTCGCCACCCAGCCGCTGACCCCGGGCCTTGACGGCCGGTTCAGCTGGGACGGGCAGCTGGCCACGGGCGCGCAGGCCCCGGCGGGCAGCTATACGCTCAAGATCGAAGCCAAGGATGCGACCGGTGCCGCCGTGCCGGTCACCGTGCGCAGCACGGGGCGGGTGCAGGACGTGATCGCCGATCAGGGCAAGCTGGCGGTTGGCGTGCGCGGCATTACCCTGCCGCTCGATCAGGTTGTGCGCGTCGCCGCCCCGGCGATTTGA